A genomic stretch from Solibacillus isronensis includes:
- a CDS encoding penicillin acylase family protein, which translates to MAQQAKKSKGRKFINIVIWAVGILIIVGGAAVAGLHLYVANSKPVIEGELAVSILDNDVEVTRDGVGVPHIVAKSDADLYRAQGYVQAQDRLFQMDLARRQASGTLAEVVGESAVNTDKFFRTFSLRHAAELSWDDYDAQSKQILEWYAEGVNAFIDEVKDTSKLSYEFKLLGYTPEAWTPIDSLTIGKYMAYDLGGNWNQQAFRSWAMQNYTKEQAEELFVEYPENAQSIIEANLNLETDIASAIPTDYLPSEHNGSNNWVVSGELTKSGKPLLADDPHLGLSTPSVWYQMHLESPEQNVSGVIFAGIPGIILGHNEQIAWGVTNVNPDVQDLYIEKPNPENPYEFEYDGEWEEATVRQEPIKVKDGETVDFEVVETRHGPIISNIMLKDTQMKEQFSMQWTALQSTQELKAVLGFNKATNWEEFEVALEDFKAPAQNFVFASTDGTIAYKANGLVPIRKQGTGSLPVPGNSSEYGWESYIPFDELPTVINPEEGYIATANNQVVGEEYPYHISNLWAQPYRYERIVEMIKTPMYDEETGELLKLTVAEMKGMQMDKKNLHAEEFLPNLLETIKAQDKDGKYKSVITLLEEWEYYDDKDQGAPLVYHFLIENMEKALFQDAMPEDVYKLMPGKSQITDQMLRDAYAGNPGVWITEEGGLDKFVYTAFEDAVTKIKGKFGTSVSKWKWGSYNQLTFDHPLASASDFLADYVNPEKLPVGGSSVTVQAASEDGSGNVNHGASWRFVADLDDLSSAYHIVGPGQSGHVKSKWYDNQTSNWVYGRYHKTKINGEVDHGYELILKAE; encoded by the coding sequence ATGGCACAACAGGCGAAAAAGTCAAAAGGGCGCAAATTTATAAACATCGTCATTTGGGCAGTTGGGATTTTAATTATTGTAGGAGGTGCAGCGGTAGCAGGATTGCACTTATACGTAGCAAATTCTAAACCTGTCATTGAAGGTGAGCTCGCGGTATCGATTTTAGATAATGATGTGGAAGTTACGAGAGATGGGGTAGGAGTTCCGCACATTGTGGCCAAGTCTGATGCGGACCTTTACCGTGCACAAGGCTATGTACAGGCACAGGATCGTTTATTCCAAATGGATTTAGCGCGCCGCCAAGCAAGTGGTACTTTAGCTGAAGTGGTAGGGGAATCTGCAGTAAATACAGATAAGTTTTTCCGTACATTCAGTTTACGACATGCTGCAGAGTTATCATGGGATGACTATGATGCACAGTCAAAACAAATTCTTGAATGGTATGCGGAAGGTGTAAATGCCTTTATCGATGAAGTAAAAGATACAAGCAAACTTTCATATGAGTTCAAACTACTTGGGTATACGCCTGAAGCTTGGACACCGATCGATTCATTGACAATCGGAAAATATATGGCGTATGACTTGGGCGGAAACTGGAATCAACAAGCTTTCCGATCATGGGCAATGCAAAACTATACAAAAGAACAAGCTGAAGAGTTATTTGTAGAGTATCCGGAAAATGCTCAATCGATTATTGAAGCGAATTTAAATCTGGAAACGGATATAGCAAGTGCCATTCCGACAGATTATTTACCGTCAGAACATAACGGCAGTAATAACTGGGTTGTAAGTGGTGAGCTGACAAAGTCAGGTAAGCCATTACTTGCAGATGATCCGCATCTAGGATTAAGCACGCCATCTGTATGGTATCAAATGCATCTGGAATCACCTGAACAAAATGTAAGTGGTGTAATTTTTGCAGGGATCCCTGGAATTATTCTTGGGCATAACGAACAAATTGCATGGGGTGTAACGAATGTAAACCCGGATGTGCAAGATTTATATATTGAAAAACCAAACCCGGAAAACCCTTATGAATTTGAATATGACGGTGAATGGGAAGAGGCAACTGTACGACAAGAACCGATCAAAGTAAAAGACGGTGAAACGGTGGACTTTGAAGTTGTGGAAACACGCCATGGTCCAATCATTTCTAACATTATGCTAAAAGATACACAGATGAAAGAGCAGTTTTCTATGCAGTGGACAGCACTGCAATCAACACAAGAATTAAAAGCAGTATTAGGTTTCAATAAAGCGACAAACTGGGAAGAGTTTGAAGTTGCGCTAGAGGACTTTAAAGCACCGGCACAAAACTTTGTGTTTGCTTCAACTGATGGAACAATTGCATACAAAGCAAATGGTCTAGTACCAATCCGTAAACAAGGTACAGGTTCATTACCAGTGCCGGGGAACTCGTCCGAATACGGCTGGGAAAGCTATATCCCATTTGATGAGCTGCCAACTGTTATTAATCCGGAAGAAGGCTATATTGCAACAGCGAACAATCAAGTTGTAGGCGAGGAATACCCTTATCATATTTCAAATCTTTGGGCACAGCCTTATCGATATGAGCGAATCGTAGAGATGATTAAAACACCGATGTATGATGAGGAAACAGGTGAATTATTAAAGCTGACTGTTGCGGAAATGAAAGGTATGCAAATGGATAAAAAGAATTTGCATGCCGAAGAATTTTTACCAAACTTGCTTGAAACGATTAAGGCTCAAGATAAAGACGGCAAGTACAAGAGTGTCATTACCCTTCTGGAAGAATGGGAGTATTACGATGACAAAGATCAAGGGGCACCACTTGTATACCACTTCTTAATCGAAAATATGGAAAAAGCATTATTCCAAGATGCAATGCCGGAAGATGTTTATAAATTAATGCCTGGCAAATCGCAAATCACCGACCAAATGCTGCGTGATGCATATGCAGGTAATCCGGGAGTCTGGATTACAGAAGAAGGCGGATTGGATAAATTCGTTTATACTGCATTCGAGGATGCTGTAACGAAGATTAAAGGTAAATTTGGGACGTCTGTTTCAAAATGGAAATGGGGCAGCTATAATCAGCTGACATTTGATCATCCATTAGCAAGCGCATCTGACTTTTTAGCAGACTATGTCAACCCTGAAAAACTACCGGTTGGCGGTTCTAGTGTTACCGTGCAGGCAGCTT